The Lentzea guizhouensis genome contains a region encoding:
- a CDS encoding ornithine cyclodeaminase family protein, which produces MKSAPTRVLDADAVAAIVANVGLGTLYDLAIERLTRVLTAETPSHVEMKERDGFTLTWPQLGLLEWMPAVRHGATVSIKMVGYNPHNPSKFQLPTILSTLYAFDSESGHLRTIVDGTFATAIRTGAASVVASRILARSDSSVLGLVGCGVQAVTQLHALARAFPLTEVLIHDPLLHAEAGFAARARFPSGVIRVAPLAEVERLADILCTTTSVMPEQGPVIDGTALKPSVHINAVGSDMPGKTELPLALLRGSVVCPDQTEQALAEGECQQLDVDEIGPSLGDLLQDPEKHAGLKEVRTVYDSTGLALQDLVMAELFEELAAQAGIGHDIYLESSAGDPYDPYSFLPPEAVRFVPAPRQV; this is translated from the coding sequence GTGAAGTCGGCGCCCACTCGAGTACTCGATGCCGATGCCGTCGCGGCCATCGTCGCGAATGTCGGCTTGGGAACTCTCTACGACCTCGCAATCGAACGGCTCACCAGAGTGCTCACCGCCGAGACGCCTTCGCACGTCGAAATGAAGGAACGGGACGGTTTTACCCTGACCTGGCCCCAGCTCGGGCTCCTGGAATGGATGCCGGCCGTGCGGCACGGCGCGACGGTGTCCATCAAGATGGTGGGCTACAACCCGCACAACCCGTCGAAGTTCCAGCTGCCGACGATCCTGTCCACGCTGTACGCGTTCGATTCCGAATCGGGTCATCTCAGGACGATCGTGGACGGCACGTTCGCCACCGCGATCAGGACGGGTGCCGCTTCGGTGGTGGCCAGCCGGATTCTCGCCCGGTCGGACAGCAGCGTTCTCGGGCTCGTCGGCTGCGGGGTCCAGGCCGTGACCCAGCTGCACGCGCTGGCACGGGCCTTCCCCCTCACCGAGGTTCTGATCCACGACCCGCTCCTGCACGCCGAGGCCGGTTTCGCCGCCAGGGCCCGGTTCCCGAGTGGCGTGATCCGGGTGGCGCCGCTCGCGGAGGTGGAGCGGCTGGCTGACATCCTGTGCACGACGACGTCGGTCATGCCGGAGCAGGGACCCGTCATCGACGGCACCGCCTTGAAGCCGTCCGTTCACATCAACGCCGTGGGCTCGGACATGCCGGGCAAGACCGAGCTCCCCCTGGCGCTGCTGCGAGGCTCGGTCGTCTGTCCAGACCAGACCGAACAGGCGCTGGCCGAGGGCGAGTGCCAGCAGCTCGACGTGGACGAGATCGGGCCGTCCCTGGGAGACCTGCTGCAGGACCCGGAGAAGCATGCCGGCCTCAAGGAGGTCCGGACGGTCTACGATTCGACCGGCCTCGCGCTGCAGGACCTGGTGATGGCCGAACTGTTCGAGGAGCTCGCCGCTCAGGCCGGGATAGGCCACGACATCTACCTCGAGTCGAGCGCCGGCGACCCCTACGATCCGTATTCCTTCCTCCCCCCTGAGGCCGTGCGTTTCGTTCCCGCACCGCGTCAGGTGTGA
- a CDS encoding ABC transporter ATP-binding protein gives MSFPVADAVTVRRYVRGLIRSEKGLLGRTTFWFVIATACGLAVPALVGSVVDAVSRGTATTTRLDLTVAAIICLLLLQGLLIRHARFLGARLGEKVLAGIREEFITEVLALPLSATEKAGTGDLLTRSTNDVQSLSNAVRVAAPTILVASLSVVLTLAAIVITSPLMLLPCLLAAPLVVGATRWYLRRARPAYLAAAASSSSLTQGLTETVTAAKTVEALGLADRRIHRTDTDVSRSNAAQRRTLALRCVWYPLMDFGYILPVALSVLFGGVFALNGWLSVGQVVAATLYIRAIIDPLDELVGWLDELQVGDASLARLIGVHDAVTPTGSTGSPVADDAVTDNTIVATGVSFAYRHGHDVLHHVDLRVKPGERVAIVGPSGAGKSTFGKILAGIHVPRSGSVSVGETALHELPPHELRRHVALVTQEHYVFTGTIHDNVALAKADITTEAATAALEAVNAMTWVRGLPDGLDTVVGSGGVPISPGRAQQLALARLVLANPHTLVLDEATSLMDPGAARQLEQSLAAVLEGRTVISIAHRLHTAHDADTVVVMDNGRITEQGSHDELVAAAGAYARLWDSWHGHTTAAAPVQDRCSGGDGVPG, from the coding sequence ATGAGTTTTCCCGTTGCCGACGCCGTGACGGTCCGCCGCTACGTCCGTGGACTGATCCGCAGCGAAAAAGGCCTGCTGGGCCGCACCACCTTCTGGTTCGTCATCGCCACCGCGTGCGGCCTGGCGGTACCCGCCCTGGTGGGAAGCGTGGTGGACGCGGTCAGCCGGGGTACCGCGACGACCACACGCCTGGACCTCACCGTAGCGGCGATCATCTGTCTGCTCCTGCTGCAGGGCCTGCTGATCCGACACGCCCGCTTCCTCGGCGCGCGGCTGGGCGAGAAGGTGCTCGCCGGCATCAGGGAGGAGTTCATCACCGAGGTGCTGGCCCTTCCGCTGTCCGCGACCGAGAAGGCCGGCACCGGAGACCTGCTCACCCGCAGCACCAACGACGTCCAGTCGCTGTCGAACGCCGTGCGGGTCGCGGCCCCCACGATCCTCGTGGCGAGTCTGTCGGTGGTCCTCACCCTGGCCGCGATCGTGATCACGAGCCCCCTCATGCTCCTGCCGTGCCTGCTCGCCGCGCCGCTGGTCGTGGGTGCGACCCGCTGGTACCTGCGGCGTGCCCGTCCCGCCTACCTCGCCGCGGCGGCCAGCTCTTCATCGCTGACCCAGGGCCTGACCGAAACCGTGACCGCCGCCAAGACCGTGGAGGCGCTGGGTCTGGCCGACCGCCGGATCCACCGCACCGACACCGACGTGAGCCGGTCGAACGCCGCTCAGCGCCGCACGCTGGCCCTGCGCTGTGTTTGGTACCCGCTGATGGACTTCGGTTACATCCTGCCGGTCGCCCTGAGCGTCCTGTTCGGCGGAGTGTTCGCCCTCAACGGCTGGTTGTCGGTGGGCCAGGTCGTCGCGGCCACCCTGTACATCAGAGCCATCATCGATCCGCTCGACGAACTGGTGGGCTGGCTCGACGAGCTGCAGGTCGGAGACGCCTCGCTGGCACGACTGATCGGTGTGCACGACGCCGTCACCCCGACCGGGTCCACCGGTAGTCCCGTCGCCGACGACGCCGTCACGGACAACACGATCGTCGCGACCGGCGTCAGCTTCGCCTACCGGCACGGGCACGACGTGCTCCACCACGTTGACCTGCGGGTCAAACCGGGCGAGCGGGTCGCGATCGTCGGACCGTCGGGTGCGGGCAAGTCGACGTTCGGCAAAATCCTCGCCGGGATCCACGTCCCCCGAAGCGGCTCGGTCAGCGTGGGCGAGACCGCGTTGCACGAACTGCCACCGCATGAACTGCGGCGCCACGTCGCCCTGGTGACCCAGGAGCACTACGTGTTCACCGGAACCATCCACGACAACGTCGCACTGGCCAAGGCCGACATCACCACTGAAGCCGCGACGGCCGCCCTGGAAGCCGTGAACGCCATGACCTGGGTCCGCGGCCTGCCCGACGGCCTCGACACCGTGGTGGGCTCGGGAGGTGTTCCGATCTCCCCCGGTCGTGCACAGCAACTCGCGCTCGCCCGGCTGGTCCTCGCCAACCCGCACACCCTGGTGCTCGACGAAGCCACCTCGCTCATGGACCCCGGCGCCGCCCGGCAACTGGAACAGTCGCTCGCCGCCGTGCTCGAAGGCCGCACCGTCATCTCCATCGCCCACCGGCTCCACACGGCGCACGACGCGGACACCGTGGTCGTCATGGACAACGGGCGGATCACCGAACAAGGCAGCCACGACGAACTCGTCGCCGCGGCAGGCGCGTACGCGCGCCTTTGGGACTCCTGGCACGGCCACACCACCGCCGCGGCACCGGTGCAGGATCGCTGCTCCGGCGGCGACGGTGTGCCGGGCTGA
- a CDS encoding ABC transporter ATP-binding protein: protein MADCGDTDASGSSHRHPTGGAASAFRNCPADLPDWRRGAQLNTAVLRGTADLLGSTRKRRTCRGRLSRFRVMKPAIGLSGNVKAPDADPPACRTRTHWGPEFHDATSMAVNLTRGRIEMDSGVLAPVASRPLPAVEDVNVRSSSAFLSWLMRKQAGLVWLGIFSACVWMASLGLAPFALGRGVDAIADGHMDGVLWWAGVIVGLGLLTTAGSLLLHRCETIGKLEANFLVIRLVARHATRLGARLSDQTATGEVAAVGTADVSRIGSLPGAMARSAGSAVTILVVALVLLSTSVPLGLLVLVGAPALLIATGPLLSPLHRRVGQYRDLQGDLTVRANDIVAGLRVLRGIGGEEVFGRRYRSDSQRLRQAGVQVARLESVLPAAQVVLPGILVVAVVWIGGRLAVSGAITGGDLVAAFGYAAFLQIPMRIITSDLHLVIGANVAARRAVQLLALEPDPTAGARPVPLPEDLTLHDPTSGLTARHGRLTALVSRSPEDAAELAARLGRYTGGAVTLNGTPLETLPAEQVRRLILVVDDSQALFTGVLREEFGDLPDDELDEVLRAAHALDVLTALPDGLRTMITERGTSFSGGEQQRLRLARALAAKPAILVLVEPTSAVDANTEALVAEGIRRMRAGRTTVVVSTSPLLLDRADDVAYLDNGRVTATGTHAQLLATTPEYAETVMRDVK, encoded by the coding sequence ATGGCCGACTGCGGTGACACCGATGCTTCCGGCAGTTCACATCGACACCCCACTGGTGGTGCCGCCTCGGCATTTCGCAATTGCCCGGCCGACCTGCCGGACTGGAGGCGGGGTGCACAGTTGAACACGGCTGTTTTACGCGGGACTGCCGATCTGTTAGGTTCCACACGCAAGAGGCGGACTTGCCGAGGTCGGCTGTCCCGGTTCCGCGTGATGAAGCCAGCCATTGGCCTCAGCGGCAATGTCAAAGCCCCGGATGCCGATCCGCCCGCCTGTCGAACCAGAACGCACTGGGGGCCCGAATTTCATGACGCGACGAGCATGGCCGTCAATTTGACACGGGGACGAATCGAGATGGATTCGGGTGTTCTGGCGCCGGTCGCGAGCCGTCCGTTGCCGGCCGTCGAGGATGTGAACGTCCGGTCGTCCTCGGCTTTTTTGTCGTGGTTGATGCGCAAGCAGGCGGGGCTAGTCTGGCTCGGCATCTTCTCGGCGTGCGTGTGGATGGCCAGCCTCGGGCTCGCCCCGTTCGCCCTTGGTCGCGGTGTCGATGCGATAGCCGACGGGCACATGGATGGCGTGTTGTGGTGGGCGGGCGTCATCGTCGGTCTGGGTCTGCTCACCACCGCCGGCAGTCTGCTGCTGCACCGGTGCGAGACCATCGGCAAGCTCGAGGCCAACTTCCTGGTGATCCGGCTGGTGGCCAGGCATGCGACGAGGCTGGGTGCGCGGCTGTCCGACCAGACGGCGACCGGCGAGGTGGCGGCCGTCGGGACGGCGGACGTCTCCCGCATCGGCTCGTTGCCCGGCGCCATGGCGCGCAGTGCCGGCAGCGCGGTGACGATCCTCGTGGTGGCGTTGGTACTGCTGTCCACCTCGGTTCCGCTGGGGCTGCTGGTGCTGGTCGGCGCTCCGGCGCTGTTGATCGCCACCGGCCCGCTGTTGAGCCCGCTGCACCGGCGGGTCGGGCAGTACCGCGATCTGCAGGGGGACTTGACCGTGCGGGCCAACGACATCGTCGCGGGCCTGCGCGTGCTGCGCGGGATCGGCGGCGAGGAGGTGTTCGGCCGGCGGTACCGATCGGATTCCCAGCGTCTCCGTCAGGCGGGCGTGCAGGTCGCCAGGCTGGAATCGGTGCTGCCCGCCGCCCAGGTGGTGCTGCCGGGCATCTTGGTCGTGGCGGTCGTCTGGATCGGCGGGCGGCTCGCCGTCAGCGGTGCGATCACCGGCGGTGATCTGGTGGCGGCCTTCGGATACGCGGCCTTCCTGCAGATCCCGATGCGGATCATCACCTCGGACCTCCACCTGGTGATCGGCGCCAACGTCGCGGCGCGGCGCGCGGTACAGCTGCTGGCGCTCGAACCGGACCCCACCGCGGGCGCCAGGCCGGTCCCGCTCCCGGAGGACCTGACCCTGCACGACCCCACGTCCGGACTGACAGCCCGCCACGGCCGGTTGACCGCCCTCGTCTCGCGTTCGCCGGAGGACGCCGCCGAACTGGCCGCCCGCCTCGGCCGGTACACCGGCGGGGCGGTGACGCTGAACGGGACACCGCTGGAGACGCTGCCCGCCGAGCAGGTGCGGCGGCTCATCCTGGTCGTGGACGACAGCCAGGCCCTGTTCACCGGCGTGCTGCGGGAGGAGTTCGGCGACCTGCCGGACGACGAACTCGACGAGGTGTTGCGCGCCGCCCACGCCCTGGACGTCCTGACCGCGCTTCCGGACGGCTTGCGCACCATGATCACCGAGCGGGGCACGTCGTTCTCCGGCGGCGAGCAGCAGCGACTGCGCCTGGCCAGGGCACTCGCCGCCAAGCCCGCGATTCTCGTCCTGGTCGAACCGACCAGTGCCGTGGACGCCAACACCGAGGCGCTTGTCGCCGAAGGCATTCGCCGGATGCGGGCGGGGCGGACCACCGTGGTCGTGAGCACCAGCCCGTTGCTGCTCGACCGTGCCGACGACGTCGCCTATCTCGACAACGGCAGGGTGACCGCCACCGGGACTCACGCGCAGCTGCTGGCCACCACTCCGGAATACGCCGAGACCGTGATGCGGGATGTGAAATGA